From one Thalassobaculum sp. OXR-137 genomic stretch:
- a CDS encoding MFS transporter has translation MIASVSALLTSLALLLAGNGLLTLLLPTRAAMDGMSTGAIGLAMSGYFVGYVIGCLMTPRIVQRVGHIRSFSALAALAAATALAYALAGDPTAWFLLRALSGIAMSGLTMIVESWLNDRATDETRGKIISVYRIVDLSAVSVGQLLLSVAPPAGFELFSLSAILIVLALVPTAMSTAQAPAPIQNVKIRLFYLWRVSPLGLAAALAVGVGNGAFWSLGAVFGQKTGLDTVGISLFMTATVIGGAVMQVPIAALDRVFDRRLILIGAAFATSIVSAGAAFLAPISVTWAVISGFALGGLFLPIYGLALAHANDRLEAGDFVVMSGGLLLTYGMGAIVGPPIASLLMEEVGPRALFLHVSAVWMLLVLFGLWRLKARPPVALEEQAELVATPRGGTIMFELDPRTEDPQPEDGEAEKPKPAAEGGP, from the coding sequence ATGATCGCTTCCGTCTCCGCCCTGCTGACCAGTCTCGCCCTGCTGCTTGCCGGCAACGGGCTGCTGACCCTGCTGCTGCCGACGCGGGCGGCGATGGACGGGATGTCGACCGGGGCCATCGGCCTCGCCATGTCCGGCTATTTCGTCGGCTACGTGATCGGCTGCCTGATGACGCCGCGGATCGTGCAGCGGGTCGGCCATATCCGCAGCTTCTCCGCCCTGGCCGCGCTCGCGGCGGCGACAGCGTTGGCCTATGCCCTGGCCGGCGACCCGACCGCCTGGTTCCTGCTGCGCGCCCTCTCCGGCATCGCCATGTCCGGCCTGACCATGATCGTGGAGAGCTGGCTGAACGACCGGGCGACCGACGAGACGCGGGGTAAGATCATCTCGGTCTACCGCATCGTCGACCTGAGTGCCGTCTCCGTCGGCCAGCTCCTGCTGAGCGTTGCCCCGCCGGCGGGTTTCGAGCTGTTCAGCTTGTCCGCCATCCTGATCGTGCTCGCCCTGGTGCCGACGGCGATGTCGACCGCCCAGGCCCCGGCGCCGATCCAGAACGTGAAGATTCGGCTGTTCTATCTCTGGCGGGTCTCCCCCCTCGGTCTCGCCGCCGCCCTGGCGGTGGGTGTCGGCAATGGGGCGTTCTGGTCGCTCGGCGCGGTGTTCGGGCAGAAGACCGGGCTCGATACGGTCGGCATCTCCCTGTTCATGACGGCCACGGTGATCGGCGGCGCGGTGATGCAGGTCCCCATCGCCGCGCTGGACCGGGTGTTCGACCGCCGCCTGATCCTCATCGGCGCCGCCTTCGCCACCTCCATCGTCAGCGCGGGGGCCGCCTTCCTGGCGCCGATCTCGGTCACCTGGGCAGTGATCTCCGGCTTCGCCCTGGGCGGGCTGTTCCTGCCGATATACGGGCTGGCGCTGGCCCATGCCAACGACCGGCTGGAGGCCGGCGACTTCGTGGTGATGAGCGGCGGGTTGCTGCTGACCTACGGCATGGGCGCGATCGTCGGCCCGCCGATCGCCTCGCTGCTGATGGAGGAGGTGGGGCCGCGCGCCCTGTTCCTGCACGTGTCGGCGGTGTGGATGCTGCTGGTCCTGTTCGGCCTGTGGCGCCTGAAGGCCCGCCCGCCGGTGGCGCTGGAGGAACAGGCGGAGCTGGTGGCCACCCCGCGCGGCGGCACCATCATGTTCGAACTCGATCCCCGCACCGAAGATCCGCAGCCGGAGGACGGAGAGGCGGAGAAACCGAAACCCGCCGCCGAGGGCGGCCCTTAG
- a CDS encoding ABC transporter permease yields the protein MADREIRPVPFRGGGFATRKLGIVGPLVFVVILALWEIGCRTGAIPPLVLPAPSEIYAALARLVETGLIWDHLGASLSRLAVGWTLGTVLGIAVGLSIGLFSLARAGLAPIVAAIFPVPKIALLPLFVIWFGIGEGSKVATILFGTFFPTVVATYGGVDNVDRTLIRMGQSFGLSWFSIVRKIILPGALPAILPGFRISAAIAIVLLVAAEMIGAEYGIGAYILLAGSLMATDELLAGVAILSTIGLVVNWLIGRAERALLDWRR from the coding sequence ATGGCTGACAGAGAGATCCGGCCCGTGCCGTTCCGCGGCGGCGGTTTCGCCACCCGCAAGCTCGGGATCGTTGGCCCTCTGGTCTTCGTCGTGATCCTCGCCCTGTGGGAGATCGGCTGCCGCACCGGCGCGATCCCGCCGCTGGTGCTGCCGGCGCCGTCGGAGATCTATGCCGCGCTCGCCCGCCTGGTGGAGACCGGGCTGATCTGGGACCATCTCGGCGCCTCGCTGAGCCGGCTGGCGGTCGGGTGGACCCTGGGTACGGTGCTCGGCATCGCGGTCGGGCTCAGCATCGGCCTGTTCTCGCTCGCCCGCGCCGGGCTCGCCCCCATCGTCGCCGCGATCTTCCCGGTCCCGAAGATCGCGCTGCTACCACTGTTCGTCATCTGGTTCGGCATCGGCGAGGGGTCGAAGGTCGCCACCATCCTGTTCGGCACCTTCTTTCCCACGGTGGTCGCCACCTATGGCGGGGTGGACAATGTGGACCGCACCCTGATCCGCATGGGCCAGTCCTTCGGCCTGTCCTGGTTCTCCATCGTCCGCAAGATCATCCTGCCCGGCGCGCTGCCGGCGATCCTGCCGGGGTTCCGGATCTCCGCCGCCATCGCCATCGTGCTGCTGGTTGCCGCCGAGATGATCGGCGCCGAATACGGCATCGGCGCCTATATCCTGCTGGCCGGCAGTCTGATGGCGACCGACGAGCTGCTGGCCGGCGTCGCCATCCTGTCGACCATCGGCCTGGTGGTGAACTGGCTGATCGGCCGGGCGGAGCGGGCGCTTCTCGACTGGCGGCGGTAG
- a CDS encoding ABC transporter ATP-binding protein, which produces MELNIRGVCHAYGPLTVLDGIDFAVPEGRIVCIVGPSGCGKSTLLRMIGGLERPDSGEILQVGSPPAASINPLTFIFQDFALLPWRSVEGNIRLVLEDHRLGAPETERIVADVLARTTLSEFRKAWPRQLSGGMRQRVAIARALAVSPAVMLMDEPLSALDAQTRELLMADLVDLWERERFSAVYVTHNLGEAVRLGHRVIVLSRRPGRIREIVDIDMPLGERADRMTELEAHQSRLWGLIRDEAEAAEKELVDG; this is translated from the coding sequence GTGGAGCTGAACATCCGGGGCGTCTGCCACGCCTATGGCCCGCTCACCGTGCTGGACGGGATCGATTTCGCGGTCCCGGAAGGCCGCATCGTCTGCATCGTCGGCCCGTCCGGCTGCGGGAAATCCACCCTGCTGCGGATGATCGGCGGGCTGGAACGGCCCGATAGCGGCGAGATCCTGCAGGTGGGCTCGCCGCCCGCCGCCAGCATCAACCCGCTGACCTTCATCTTCCAGGACTTCGCCCTGCTGCCCTGGCGCAGCGTTGAGGGCAATATCCGCCTGGTATTGGAGGACCACCGCCTGGGTGCTCCGGAGACGGAGCGGATCGTCGCCGACGTGCTCGCCCGCACCACCCTGAGCGAGTTCCGCAAGGCGTGGCCGCGCCAGCTTTCCGGCGGCATGCGCCAGCGGGTCGCCATCGCCCGGGCCCTGGCGGTGTCGCCGGCCGTCATGCTGATGGACGAACCGCTCTCGGCGCTGGACGCCCAGACCCGCGAGCTGCTGATGGCCGATCTGGTCGATCTGTGGGAGCGCGAGCGGTTCTCCGCCGTCTACGTCACCCACAATCTCGGCGAGGCGGTGCGGCTGGGGCACCGGGTGATCGTGCTGTCCCGCCGGCCCGGCCGGATCCGCGAGATCGTCGATATCGACATGCCCCTGGGCGAGCGCGCCGACCGCATGACCGAGCTGGAAGCGCATCAGTCCCGGCTCTGGGGGCTGATCCGCGACGAGGCCGAGGCGGCGGAGAAGGAACTGGTGGATGGCTGA
- a CDS encoding ABC transporter substrate-binding protein, whose translation MRATRTALGAVARRALLAALVAVPALTAGADLASAADTIKVGALRFASHAASFIAFERGYFKEAGLDVEFEFFQAAQPMAVAIASGDIDYGITSITGGLINLADKGAIKVIGGVMHEEKGIDGSAIVVSDAAYQAGLTSPDKLKGHSFAITQAGSSFHYMAARIAEKEGFGVEDLKLTPLQKVPNIIAALKSGQVDAWAIVPHIAKALAGGGAVHIIGWVNDYAPDYQVTTVFTSADIAANKRDQTERFLKAFARGAADFNAALVDKTAGEEEAEAVTKLIHKYVYTTQPYEKASVSIRDGAIRLNEGAKLNVTNVADQLAWFKKEGLVKSDIGIDGLVDASYVETY comes from the coding sequence ATGCGGGCAACCCGTACAGCTCTCGGCGCCGTCGCGCGCCGCGCCCTTCTCGCGGCCCTGGTCGCCGTACCGGCCCTGACCGCAGGCGCCGACCTCGCCTCGGCGGCCGACACCATCAAGGTCGGCGCCCTGCGCTTCGCCTCCCACGCGGCCAGCTTCATCGCCTTCGAGCGCGGCTACTTCAAGGAGGCCGGGCTCGACGTCGAGTTCGAGTTCTTCCAGGCGGCACAGCCGATGGCCGTCGCCATCGCCTCGGGCGATATCGACTACGGCATCACCTCGATCACCGGCGGCCTGATCAACCTGGCCGACAAGGGCGCGATCAAGGTGATCGGCGGCGTGATGCACGAGGAGAAGGGCATCGACGGCTCGGCCATCGTGGTGTCCGACGCCGCCTATCAGGCCGGGCTGACCTCGCCGGACAAGCTCAAGGGCCACAGCTTCGCCATCACCCAGGCGGGCTCCTCCTTCCACTACATGGCGGCCCGCATCGCCGAGAAGGAAGGCTTCGGCGTCGAGGACCTGAAGCTCACCCCGCTGCAGAAGGTGCCGAACATCATCGCCGCCCTGAAGTCGGGTCAGGTCGATGCCTGGGCCATCGTCCCGCATATCGCCAAGGCGCTGGCCGGCGGCGGCGCGGTGCACATCATCGGCTGGGTCAACGACTACGCCCCCGACTATCAGGTGACCACCGTCTTCACGTCGGCCGACATCGCCGCCAACAAGCGCGACCAGACCGAGCGGTTCCTGAAGGCCTTTGCCCGGGGTGCCGCCGACTTCAACGCCGCGCTGGTGGACAAGACCGCCGGCGAGGAAGAGGCCGAAGCGGTGACCAAGCTGATCCACAAATACGTGTACACCACCCAGCCCTACGAGAAGGCCTCGGTGTCGATCCGCGACGGTGCGATCCGCCTGAACGAGGGGGCGAAGCTGAACGTGACCAACGTCGCCGACCAGCTCGCCTGGTTCAAGAAGGAGGGCCTGGTGAAGAGCGACATCGGCATCGACGGCCTGGTCGACGCGAGCTACGTCGAGACCTACTGA
- a CDS encoding ABC transporter ATP-binding protein: MSSDASPSGAERRAGEPAIVIENVSKAFSIFKRPADRLLQMVSMGMGRYYDVFMALTNVSLTVNRGETVGIVGSNGSGKSTLLQVIAGLLQPNGGSVTVHGRPAALLELGAGFNPEFTGRENIYLNAAILGLTQQEIDDRFDSIVAFSGLEPFIDRAVNTYSSGMYVRLAFSIAVSVDPDILIVDEALAVGDEAFQRKCLARIEAMRDAGATILFVSHAMGMVTQLCDRAVLMDRGEVLIDGDPKEVASNYYRLTHAPGNDRERIRNEILNRGHAIEAAPAAREVESGMDLTFVSESRVEHGGLGAIICDPRIETVNGQRVNLLVRGRSYVLRYEVSFDAPCRKVRFATLFKTKTGIELGGRATQRLAEDLPDFEPGDRISVSFEFTCALAPGTYFANTGVNGLVNGERESLHRILDALMFQVLPDTDDSLVGMVDLGIIPAIERHTDATGAGD, encoded by the coding sequence ATGTCGTCTGACGCATCCCCGTCCGGCGCCGAGCGGCGGGCCGGCGAGCCGGCCATCGTCATCGAGAACGTCTCCAAGGCCTTCTCGATCTTCAAGCGCCCGGCCGACCGCCTGCTGCAGATGGTCTCCATGGGCATGGGCCGGTACTACGACGTGTTCATGGCGCTGACCAACGTCTCGCTGACCGTCAACCGGGGCGAGACTGTGGGCATCGTCGGCTCCAACGGCTCTGGCAAGTCCACCCTGCTGCAGGTCATCGCCGGGCTGCTGCAGCCGAACGGCGGCTCGGTGACCGTCCACGGCCGCCCCGCCGCCCTGCTCGAGCTCGGCGCCGGCTTCAATCCGGAATTCACCGGGCGCGAGAACATCTACCTGAACGCCGCCATCCTGGGCCTGACCCAGCAGGAGATCGACGACCGCTTCGACAGCATCGTGGCGTTCTCCGGCCTGGAGCCCTTCATCGACCGGGCGGTGAACACCTATTCCAGCGGCATGTATGTCCGCCTCGCCTTCTCGATCGCGGTCAGCGTCGATCCGGACATCCTGATCGTCGACGAAGCGTTGGCGGTCGGCGACGAGGCGTTCCAGCGCAAATGCCTGGCCCGCATCGAGGCGATGCGCGATGCCGGCGCCACCATCCTGTTCGTCAGCCACGCCATGGGCATGGTCACCCAGCTCTGCGACCGGGCGGTGCTGATGGACCGGGGCGAGGTACTGATCGACGGCGACCCCAAGGAAGTCGCCTCCAACTACTACCGGCTGACCCACGCGCCGGGGAACGACCGCGAGCGGATCCGCAACGAGATCCTCAACCGCGGCCACGCCATCGAGGCCGCGCCCGCCGCGCGGGAGGTGGAGTCCGGCATGGACCTCACCTTCGTCAGCGAGAGCCGGGTCGAGCACGGCGGCCTCGGCGCGATCATCTGCGATCCCCGGATCGAGACGGTGAACGGCCAGCGGGTCAACCTGCTGGTCCGCGGCCGCTCCTACGTCCTGCGCTACGAGGTTTCGTTCGACGCCCCGTGCCGCAAGGTCCGCTTCGCCACCCTGTTCAAGACCAAGACGGGCATTGAACTGGGCGGCCGCGCCACCCAGCGGCTGGCCGAGGATCTGCCGGACTTCGAGCCGGGCGACCGGATCTCCGTCTCCTTCGAATTCACCTGCGCCCTGGCGCCGGGCACCTATTTCGCCAATACCGGCGTCAACGGCCTGGTCAACGGCGAGCGGGAATCCCTGCACCGCATCCTCGACGCCCTGATGTTCCAGGTGCTCCCCGATACCGACGACAGCCTGGTCGGCATGGTCGATCTCGGAATCATCCCGGCGATCGAGCGGCATACGGACGCCACCGGGGCGGGCGACTGA
- a CDS encoding ABC transporter permease yields MTPTPRFLTTPADICRSLATHRLILRQLVRRDILSRYRKSALGMVWALLTPLMTFVIYAYVFSTILKVRFPSRVPDVEYNYGIILFSGLMLHFFITEVITRSPVLVLENVNFVKKVVFPLEMLSLVATGSAAVTLGFNFVILVAAILFYNGTVPPTVLLVPLVWIPFFAVVVGISWILASLGVFLRDIGHVVGILSTVLLFGSPILFPPETLPDFLKTLIWFNPLSVPVHATRDLALWGVTPDLEHLGIYTAVSAVFLWLGAFWFQRTKKGFADVV; encoded by the coding sequence ATGACGCCAACTCCCCGATTCCTCACCACGCCCGCGGATATCTGCCGCTCCCTGGCCACCCACCGCCTGATCCTGCGCCAACTGGTGCGCCGCGATATCCTGTCGCGCTACCGGAAGTCGGCCCTGGGCATGGTCTGGGCGCTGCTGACCCCGCTGATGACCTTCGTGATCTACGCCTATGTGTTCAGCACGATCCTGAAGGTCCGCTTCCCCTCCCGGGTGCCGGACGTGGAGTACAATTACGGCATCATCCTGTTTTCCGGCCTGATGCTGCATTTCTTCATCACCGAGGTGATCACGCGCTCGCCCGTGCTGGTGCTGGAGAACGTGAACTTCGTGAAGAAGGTGGTCTTTCCGCTGGAGATGCTGTCGCTGGTGGCGACCGGATCGGCGGCGGTGACCCTGGGCTTCAACTTCGTGATCCTGGTCGCGGCGATCCTGTTCTACAACGGCACCGTCCCGCCGACGGTCCTGCTGGTGCCGCTGGTGTGGATCCCGTTCTTCGCCGTGGTCGTCGGCATTTCCTGGATTCTGGCCTCGCTGGGCGTGTTCCTGCGGGATATCGGCCACGTGGTCGGCATCCTGTCGACGGTCCTGCTGTTCGGCAGCCCGATCCTGTTTCCGCCCGAGACCCTGCCGGATTTCCTGAAGACCCTGATCTGGTTCAACCCGCTGTCGGTGCCGGTTCACGCCACCCGCGACCTCGCCCTGTGGGGCGTGACCCCCGACCTGGAGCATCTCGGCATCTACACCGCGGTGTCGGCGGTCTTCCTGTGGCTCGGCGCGTTCTGGTTCCAGCGCACCAAGAAGGGCTTCGCCGATGTCGTCTGA
- a CDS encoding 3-hydroxybutyryl-CoA dehydrogenase gives MERIGIIGAGQMGTGIAQICAVAGYDVRMIDVKDEVIAASLETIENNIARQVARGRLSVEAAEIAQQRIVTGNDFALFGDCDLVIEAASEDEEVKRDVLKSLVPHLSPDAIIATNTSSISITRLAAATDRPGKFVGMHFMNPVPVMQLVELIRAIQTEQPTFDAVRKLALSLGKTVSVAEDFPAFIVNRILMPMINEAIYTLYAGVGSVEGIDTAMKLGANHPMGPLELADFIGLDTCLAIMHSLHTGLADSKYQPCPLLVKYVEAGWLGRKTLRGFYDYHSEKPVPTR, from the coding sequence ATGGAACGGATCGGCATCATAGGTGCTGGTCAGATGGGTACCGGGATCGCGCAGATCTGCGCGGTGGCCGGGTATGACGTGCGCATGATCGACGTCAAGGACGAGGTCATCGCCGCGTCCCTGGAGACCATCGAGAACAACATCGCCCGTCAGGTCGCCCGCGGCCGCCTGTCCGTCGAGGCGGCGGAGATCGCGCAGCAGCGCATCGTGACCGGCAACGACTTCGCCCTGTTCGGCGACTGCGACCTGGTGATCGAGGCCGCCAGTGAGGACGAGGAGGTCAAGCGCGACGTCCTGAAGTCCCTGGTCCCGCACCTCTCGCCCGACGCGATCATCGCCACCAACACCTCGTCGATCTCCATCACCCGGCTCGCCGCCGCCACCGACCGGCCCGGCAAGTTCGTCGGCATGCATTTCATGAATCCGGTCCCGGTGATGCAGCTCGTCGAGCTGATCCGGGCGATCCAGACCGAGCAGCCGACCTTCGACGCGGTCCGCAAGCTTGCCCTGTCCCTCGGCAAGACGGTCAGCGTGGCGGAGGATTTCCCCGCCTTCATCGTGAACCGCATCCTGATGCCAATGATCAACGAGGCGATCTACACGCTGTATGCCGGCGTCGGCTCGGTGGAGGGCATCGACACCGCCATGAAGCTCGGCGCCAACCACCCGATGGGGCCGCTGGAACTGGCCGACTTCATCGGACTGGATACCTGCCTCGCGATCATGCATTCGCTGCACACGGGCCTGGCGGACTCGAAGTACCAGCCCTGTCCGCTGCTGGTGAAATACGTCGAGGCCGGCTGGCTCGGTCGCAAGACCCTGCGCGGCTTCTACGACTACCATTCCGAAAAGCCGGTCCCCACGCGGTAA
- a CDS encoding electron transfer flavoprotein subunit alpha/FixB family protein, whose protein sequence is MSTLIFFEHTNDAISPASLHAVTAATQIGGDVVALIAGSGCDGAAQAAAKVDGVSKVIKVDSAEYAHTLAENLAPLIAKLAEGHSHVLATATTVGKNIMPRVAALLDVAQVSDIIEVVDADTFVRPIYAGNALATVKSSDATKVVTVRGTNFDPAAAEGGSASVEDGSAEGDKGLSSFVGQELSKSDRPELTSAKIVISGGRGMQNGENFKMLEEIADKLGAAVGASRAAVDAGFVPNDYQVGQTGKVVAPDLYIAVGISGAIQHLAGMKDSKVIVAINKDEEAPIFQVADYGLVADLFKAVPELSEALDKA, encoded by the coding sequence ATGAGCACGCTGATCTTCTTCGAACACACCAACGACGCCATTTCGCCCGCCAGCCTGCACGCGGTCACCGCCGCCACGCAGATCGGCGGCGACGTGGTCGCCCTGATCGCCGGTTCCGGCTGCGACGGCGCCGCCCAGGCCGCCGCCAAGGTCGACGGCGTCTCCAAGGTCATCAAGGTCGACAGTGCGGAATACGCGCACACGCTGGCCGAGAACCTGGCGCCGCTGATCGCCAAGCTGGCCGAGGGTCACAGCCACGTGCTGGCGACCGCGACCACCGTCGGCAAGAACATCATGCCGCGCGTGGCCGCCCTGCTCGACGTCGCGCAGGTGTCGGACATCATCGAGGTCGTCGACGCCGACACCTTCGTGCGGCCGATCTATGCCGGCAACGCGCTGGCGACGGTGAAGTCCTCGGACGCCACCAAGGTGGTGACCGTGCGCGGCACCAACTTCGACCCGGCCGCCGCGGAAGGCGGTTCGGCCAGCGTCGAGGACGGCAGCGCGGAAGGCGACAAGGGCCTGTCCAGCTTCGTCGGCCAGGAACTCTCGAAGTCCGACCGTCCGGAGCTGACCTCCGCCAAGATCGTCATCTCCGGCGGCCGCGGCATGCAGAACGGCGAGAACTTCAAGATGCTGGAAGAGATCGCCGACAAGCTCGGGGCCGCCGTCGGCGCCTCGCGCGCGGCGGTCGATGCCGGCTTCGTGCCGAACGACTACCAGGTCGGCCAGACCGGCAAGGTGGTGGCGCCCGACCTGTACATCGCGGTCGGGATCTCCGGTGCCATCCAGCACCTGGCCGGCATGAAGGACAGCAAGGTCATCGTCGCCATCAACAAGGACGAGGAGGCTCCGATCTTCCAGGTCGCCGATTACGGCCTGGTGGCGGATCTCTTCAAGGCCGTGCCGGAGCTCAGCGAGGCTCTGGACAAGGCCTGA
- a CDS encoding electron transfer flavoprotein subunit beta/FixA family protein — translation MKVLVPVKRVIDYNVKVRVKADQSGVELANVKMSMNPFDEIAVEQAIRLKEAGTATEVIAVSIGPTQAQETIRTALAMGADRGIHVVHDGEVEPLAVAKMLKSIVEKESPDLCILGKQAIDDDCNQTGQMLSALLGWSQATFASKIELGDGDLTVTREVDGGLETIKVKAPAIVTTDLRLNEPRYASLPNIMKAKKKPIEQMSPSDLGVDPAPRLQTVKVVEPPKREGGAKVADIAELVSKLKNEAKVI, via the coding sequence ATGAAGGTACTCGTCCCCGTCAAGCGGGTGATCGACTACAACGTTAAGGTCCGCGTCAAGGCCGACCAAAGCGGTGTCGAGCTCGCCAATGTGAAAATGTCGATGAACCCGTTCGACGAGATCGCCGTTGAACAGGCGATCCGTCTGAAGGAAGCCGGCACGGCCACCGAGGTCATCGCCGTTTCCATCGGCCCGACCCAGGCTCAGGAAACGATCCGCACCGCGCTCGCCATGGGCGCCGACCGCGGCATCCACGTCGTCCATGACGGCGAGGTCGAGCCGCTGGCCGTCGCCAAGATGCTGAAGAGCATCGTGGAGAAGGAAAGCCCGGATCTCTGCATCCTCGGCAAGCAGGCGATCGACGACGACTGCAACCAGACCGGCCAGATGCTCTCCGCGCTGCTGGGCTGGAGCCAGGCGACCTTCGCCTCCAAGATCGAACTCGGCGACGGCGACCTCACGGTCACCCGCGAGGTCGATGGCGGTCTTGAGACCATCAAGGTCAAGGCCCCGGCGATCGTCACCACGGACCTGCGCCTGAACGAGCCGCGCTACGCCTCGCTGCCGAACATCATGAAGGCGAAGAAGAAGCCGATCGAGCAGATGAGCCCGTCGGATCTCGGTGTCGATCCGGCGCCGCGCCTGCAGACGGTGAAGGTCGTCGAGCCGCCGAAGCGCGAAGGCGGCGCCAAGGTCGCCGACATCGCCGAGCTGGTCTCGAAGCTGAAGAACGAAGCGAAGGTGATCTGA
- a CDS encoding cob(I)yrinic acid a,c-diamide adenosyltransferase, translating to MVKLTKIYTRGGDAGQTSLGDGTRVAKHSPRPTAYGTVDEANAVIGVARLTAVADGGEAADAMLARIQNDLFDLGADLCTPEEENPKYPPLRITAEQVARLEAEIDAMNAELAPLNSFILPGGKPTAAHLHVARTVARRAEREITLAATQEPIGPEVVKYMNRLSDHLFVLARWVNDRGATDVLWVPGANR from the coding sequence ATGGTGAAGCTCACCAAGATCTATACCCGCGGCGGCGATGCGGGGCAGACCTCGCTGGGCGACGGCACCCGTGTCGCCAAGCACTCGCCCCGGCCGACCGCCTACGGCACCGTCGACGAGGCCAATGCCGTGATCGGCGTGGCCCGGCTGACCGCGGTCGCCGATGGCGGCGAGGCGGCCGACGCCATGCTGGCGCGGATCCAGAACGACCTGTTCGACCTGGGCGCCGACCTCTGCACGCCGGAGGAGGAGAACCCGAAATATCCGCCGCTGCGCATCACCGCCGAGCAGGTCGCCCGCCTGGAGGCGGAGATCGACGCGATGAACGCCGAGCTGGCGCCGCTGAACTCCTTCATCCTGCCGGGCGGCAAGCCGACAGCGGCGCATCTGCACGTGGCCCGCACCGTGGCCCGGCGGGCCGAGCGGGAGATCACGCTGGCCGCCACCCAGGAACCGATCGGCCCCGAAGTGGTTAAATACATGAACCGGCTGTCGGACCATCTGTTCGTGCTGGCGCGCTGGGTCAACGACCGGGGCGCGACTGACGTGCTGTGGGTCCCCGGCGCGAACCGATAA
- a CDS encoding twin transmembrane helix small protein produces MNTILFIMMLLAMAATVGALVWGVIAMARGGDFNAKWSNKMMRYRILFQFIAICVFMALLTAIGKG; encoded by the coding sequence ATGAACACGATTCTTTTCATCATGATGCTTCTGGCCATGGCCGCCACCGTCGGCGCTCTGGTCTGGGGCGTCATCGCCATGGCCCGCGGCGGGGATTTCAACGCCAAATGGTCCAACAAGATGATGCGCTACCGCATCCTGTTCCAGTTCATCGCGATCTGCGTCTTCATGGCGCTGCTCACGGCGATCGGCAAAGGCTGA